From one Haloferax marinisediminis genomic stretch:
- a CDS encoding VOC family protein encodes MNRTIDHVAFGGIELYELRTAANEVGLTPTYGGEHSTGTTHMAVVPFPDGSYLELIAPTLGTDAENAGFWPTHLAAGAGPTGWCLEVSDVAASAKAAIDSGVPVDGPHEASRERPDGRLVEWDMCFEGDDLRLPFTIRDRTPRPYRVPRTSQNTPIRGLQTVIVATRDREATADLFARRHRYPSPVDINGPFSNFAVLPGTPLALCEPGDDELGERIETVGEGPCAFLVGVTDLDRARQSLSLGPEIRFSDRRMAWFDHEMFDRRLGVVELH; translated from the coding sequence ATGAACCGAACCATCGACCACGTCGCGTTCGGTGGTATCGAGCTGTACGAACTCCGAACTGCTGCCAACGAGGTCGGTCTCACACCGACGTACGGTGGTGAGCACAGCACCGGAACGACGCACATGGCAGTCGTTCCTTTTCCCGACGGGTCGTACCTCGAACTCATCGCACCGACGCTCGGGACAGACGCTGAGAACGCCGGGTTCTGGCCGACCCACCTCGCTGCTGGCGCTGGCCCCACCGGATGGTGTCTCGAAGTCTCCGACGTCGCTGCCAGCGCGAAGGCCGCCATCGACAGCGGTGTCCCAGTCGACGGCCCGCACGAAGCGTCGAGAGAGCGACCCGACGGCCGCCTCGTCGAGTGGGATATGTGCTTCGAAGGCGACGACTTACGGCTCCCGTTCACCATTCGGGACCGAACACCGCGGCCGTATCGCGTTCCACGAACGTCCCAGAACACTCCCATCCGTGGACTTCAGACGGTCATCGTCGCAACCCGTGACCGTGAGGCGACCGCCGACCTATTCGCCCGACGGCATCGCTACCCCTCGCCCGTCGATATCAACGGTCCCTTTTCGAACTTTGCCGTCCTTCCGGGCACGCCACTCGCCCTCTGTGAACCCGGTGACGACGAACTCGGCGAGCGAATCGAGACAGTCGGCGAAGGACCGTGTGCGTTCCTCGTCGGCGTCACCGACCTCGACCGGGCGCGGCAGTCGCTGTCGCTCGGACCGGAGATTCGCTTCAGTGACCGCCGGATGGCGTGGTTCGACCACGAGATGTTCGACCGGCGGTTGGGCGTGGTCGAACTCCACTGA
- a CDS encoding MBL fold metallo-hydrolase — protein MGKLLHQITVQELAADLDAGKSFTVVDTRPPGSFEAWHIEGAVNVPYHPVDGLGGDWDWERVEELAESGPLVTICGKGLSSTSLGFELSTRGYDDVSVVKGGMQDWSKLYEVVELDTEDDDLFVAQVQRRAKGCLGYVVGSRSTREAVVVDATRQYHEFELVAADAGMVITGVLDTHVHADHVSGGRALADRLGVPYYLGSHATDRDVQYDFTPLDDGDTVRVGDVEIEALYTPGHTSDMTNYLVDGRFLLTGDTLFVESVGRTELQFGDADAATGAELLYDTLHERILSLPAETRILPGHVSVATDGTYGVASPGELVSTTLGELREELDLLGMDEETFVHRIADETPEKPPNYERVIAINTGRESIGDEEEATELELGPNNCAA, from the coding sequence ATGGGAAAACTCCTCCACCAGATTACGGTTCAGGAACTCGCGGCCGACCTCGACGCCGGGAAGTCGTTTACGGTGGTCGACACACGACCACCAGGGAGTTTCGAAGCGTGGCATATCGAGGGTGCAGTGAACGTTCCGTACCATCCCGTCGATGGGCTCGGTGGTGACTGGGATTGGGAGCGAGTCGAGGAACTCGCCGAATCTGGACCACTCGTCACGATCTGTGGAAAGGGACTGTCGTCGACGTCGCTCGGGTTCGAACTCAGTACCCGCGGGTACGACGACGTGTCAGTCGTCAAAGGCGGCATGCAAGACTGGAGTAAACTGTACGAAGTCGTCGAACTCGATACCGAAGACGACGACCTGTTCGTCGCACAGGTCCAGCGTCGCGCCAAAGGCTGTCTCGGCTACGTCGTCGGGTCTCGGTCGACACGAGAGGCCGTCGTCGTGGACGCGACACGACAGTACCACGAGTTCGAACTCGTCGCCGCCGACGCAGGGATGGTCATCACTGGCGTCCTCGACACCCACGTCCACGCCGACCACGTCTCCGGGGGGCGGGCGCTGGCAGACCGACTCGGCGTTCCGTACTACCTCGGAAGCCACGCAACCGACCGTGACGTTCAGTACGACTTCACGCCGCTGGACGACGGTGACACGGTGCGAGTGGGCGACGTGGAAATCGAAGCACTGTACACACCGGGACATACCTCGGACATGACGAACTACCTCGTCGACGGACGATTCCTCTTGACCGGCGACACGCTGTTCGTCGAGTCGGTCGGTCGGACCGAACTCCAGTTCGGCGATGCAGACGCCGCGACGGGTGCAGAACTGCTCTACGACACCCTCCACGAACGAATTCTCTCGCTGCCAGCAGAGACACGAATTCTCCCCGGTCACGTCTCTGTCGCCACCGACGGGACCTACGGTGTCGCCTCGCCAGGAGAACTCGTGAGCACGACGCTCGGCGAACTCCGCGAGGAGTTAGACCTTCTGGGGATGGACGAAGAGACGTTCGTCCACCGCATCGCCGACGAGACGCCGGAGAAACCGCCGAACTACGAACGGGTCATCGCGATAAACACCGGGCGAGAATCTATCGGTGACGAAGAAGAAGCGACTGAACTCGAACTCGGGCCGAACAACTGCGCGGCCTGA
- the rpsB gene encoding 30S ribosomal protein S2, which translates to MSDNENDAVEVADEEPETETEEVAETGIDEAATEDETAETAEAADEAAEAEEAEPEPAFDEDVMPDEDADLLIPVEDYLAAGVHIGTQQKTKDMVRFIHRVRDDGLYVLDVSQTDSRIRTAADFLANYNPEQILVTSSRQYGRFPAEKFADAVGARARTGRFIPGTLTNPDYAGYIEPDVVVVTDPIGDAQAVKEAITVGIPVIAMCDSNNQTSNVDLVVPTNNKGRRALSVVYWLLANETLDRRGTDTVYALEDFEAEL; encoded by the coding sequence ATGAGCGACAACGAAAACGACGCGGTGGAGGTCGCCGACGAGGAACCCGAGACGGAGACCGAAGAGGTCGCCGAGACGGGCATCGACGAGGCCGCCACCGAAGACGAGACAGCAGAGACCGCCGAGGCGGCCGACGAGGCCGCCGAGGCCGAAGAAGCAGAGCCTGAGCCGGCCTTCGACGAGGACGTCATGCCCGACGAAGACGCCGACCTGCTCATCCCGGTCGAAGACTACCTGGCCGCCGGTGTCCACATCGGTACCCAGCAGAAGACCAAGGACATGGTTCGGTTCATCCACCGTGTCCGTGACGATGGGCTGTACGTGCTCGACGTGAGCCAGACGGACTCGCGAATCCGCACCGCCGCGGACTTCCTCGCGAACTACAACCCAGAGCAGATTCTGGTTACGTCCTCCCGTCAGTACGGTCGATTCCCGGCCGAGAAGTTCGCCGACGCCGTCGGCGCTCGTGCCCGCACGGGACGCTTTATCCCTGGCACGCTGACGAACCCGGACTACGCCGGCTACATCGAGCCTGACGTGGTCGTCGTCACCGACCCGATCGGTGACGCACAGGCAGTCAAGGAGGCCATCACGGTCGGTATCCCCGTCATCGCGATGTGTGACTCCAACAACCAGACGTCGAACGTCGACCTCGTCGTTCCGACGAACAACAAGGGTCGCCGTGCACTGTCGGTCGTCTACTGGCTCCTCGCCAACGAGACGCTCGACCGCCGCGGCACCGACACCGTCTACGCCCTCGAAGACTTCGAGGCGGAACTGTAG
- the eno gene encoding phosphopyruvate hydratase yields the protein MTRITSVSLRRVLDSRGNPTVEADVLTESGGFGRAAAPSGASTGEYEAIELPPTEAIAAARRHAVPRLVDEVYAGDQREVDAALRAADGTENFSEIGANSAVAISMAAAKAGADVLGAPLYQHLGGAFRGDNFPTPLGNVIGGGEHAKEATNIQEFLAAPVGAPSVSEAVFANAKVHARASEILDERGVPAAKGDEGAWAPAVSDAEAFEIMEEAVSDVEDELGFEIRFGLDIAASEMFEDGVYHYGDETKTTDEQIDYVAEMVDEYDLVYVEDPLDENDYEGFAELTDRVGDRTLICGDDLFVTNVDRLQEGIDVGAANSILIKPNQIGTLSDAFDAVELASRNGMDAVISHRSGETEDTTIAHLAVATDAPFIKTGTVQGERTAKLNELIRIADDAV from the coding sequence ATGACTCGAATCACATCAGTCTCACTGCGCCGCGTGCTCGACTCCCGTGGCAACCCGACGGTCGAAGCCGACGTGCTCACCGAATCCGGTGGGTTCGGTCGTGCTGCGGCCCCGAGTGGTGCATCCACTGGCGAGTACGAAGCGATCGAACTGCCGCCGACCGAAGCAATCGCAGCGGCCCGACGCCACGCCGTTCCCCGTCTCGTAGACGAAGTCTACGCGGGTGACCAGCGTGAAGTCGATGCGGCACTGCGAGCAGCAGACGGTACCGAGAACTTCTCGGAGATTGGCGCCAACAGCGCCGTCGCCATCTCGATGGCGGCCGCGAAGGCCGGCGCCGACGTGCTCGGTGCACCCCTGTACCAGCACCTCGGCGGCGCGTTCCGTGGGGACAACTTCCCGACGCCACTCGGTAACGTCATCGGTGGCGGTGAACACGCCAAGGAAGCCACGAACATCCAGGAGTTCCTCGCCGCACCAGTCGGTGCGCCGAGCGTCTCCGAAGCCGTCTTCGCCAACGCGAAGGTCCACGCCCGCGCGTCCGAGATTCTCGACGAGCGTGGTGTGCCCGCCGCGAAGGGCGACGAGGGTGCGTGGGCACCAGCAGTCTCCGACGCCGAAGCGTTCGAGATTATGGAAGAAGCAGTCTCCGACGTCGAGGACGAACTCGGCTTCGAGATTCGCTTCGGTCTCGACATCGCCGCGTCCGAGATGTTCGAAGATGGTGTCTACCACTACGGCGACGAGACGAAGACGACGGACGAGCAGATCGACTACGTCGCCGAAATGGTCGACGAGTACGACCTCGTCTACGTCGAAGACCCCCTCGACGAGAACGACTACGAGGGCTTCGCGGAACTCACCGACCGTGTGGGAGACCGCACGCTGATCTGCGGTGACGACCTCTTTGTCACCAACGTCGACCGCCTGCAGGAAGGTATCGACGTGGGTGCCGCGAACTCCATCCTCATCAAACCGAACCAGATCGGGACGCTGTCCGACGCGTTCGACGCCGTCGAACTCGCCTCCCGTAACGGGATGGACGCTGTCATCTCTCACCGCTCTGGTGAGACGGAAGACACGACCATCGCACACCTCGCCGTCGCCACCGACGCGCCGTTCATCAAGACCGGCACGGTGCAAGGCGAGCGAACTGCCAAGCTGAACGAACTCATCCGCATCGCGGACGACGCAGTATGA
- a CDS encoding DNA-directed RNA polymerase subunit K, translating into MIQRYNRYEKARILGARALQVSYGAPVLVETEQTEPILIAAEEYDAGVLPFTVKREGK; encoded by the coding sequence ATGATACAACGGTACAATCGGTACGAGAAAGCCCGCATCCTCGGCGCGCGAGCGCTGCAGGTCTCCTACGGAGCACCCGTGCTCGTGGAGACTGAGCAGACCGAACCGATACTCATCGCCGCTGAGGAGTACGATGCAGGTGTCCTTCCGTTCACCGTGAAACGAGAGGGTAAGTGA
- a CDS encoding DNA-directed RNA polymerase subunit N produces the protein MMIPVRCFTCGKVIGEHWDEFQARAREGDEDPAEVLDDLGVTRACCRRMMVSHKDLVDVVSPYQ, from the coding sequence ATGATGATTCCCGTCCGGTGTTTCACCTGCGGCAAGGTGATTGGCGAACACTGGGATGAATTCCAGGCCCGTGCTCGCGAGGGTGACGAGGACCCTGCAGAAGTCCTCGACGACCTCGGGGTCACTCGTGCCTGCTGCCGGCGGATGATGGTATCGCACAAAGACCTCGTGGACGTCGTGTCACCCTACCAATGA
- a CDS encoding 30S ribosomal protein S9, giving the protein MVTNTSGKKKTAIARATVRDGEGRVRINSQPVELVEPEMARLKMLEPFRIAGEDLRSQVDIDVRVNGGGVAGQADAVRTALARGLVQHLNDAELRDAYMEFDRSLLVNDVRQSEPKKWGGPGARARYQKSYR; this is encoded by the coding sequence ATGGTAACCAACACGTCCGGGAAGAAGAAGACCGCCATCGCCCGCGCAACCGTGCGCGACGGTGAAGGTCGAGTCCGTATCAACTCCCAGCCGGTCGAGCTGGTCGAGCCGGAGATGGCCCGCCTGAAGATGCTGGAACCGTTCCGCATCGCAGGTGAGGACCTCCGCTCGCAGGTCGACATCGACGTGCGCGTCAACGGGGGCGGCGTGGCCGGTCAGGCCGACGCAGTCCGCACCGCGCTCGCTCGTGGGCTGGTGCAGCACCTGAACGACGCGGAACTTCGCGACGCGTACATGGAGTTCGACCGCTCGCTGCTGGTCAACGACGTTCGCCAGTCCGAACCCAAGAAGTGGGGCGGACCGGGCGCACGCGCTCGCTACCAGAAGTCCTACCGCTGA
- a CDS encoding 50S ribosomal protein L13, with translation MSLAEFDADVVVDAKNCIMGRVASEVAQRALAGEKVAVINAEDAVITGSEDDVMSVYRKRADVGSDQGPYYPKRPDRIFKRAIRGMVPYKKPRGREAFSNIRVYVGNPFDEDGEMLDETSLDRLSNIKFISLGEVSEKLGANVTW, from the coding sequence ATGAGCCTCGCAGAATTCGACGCCGACGTCGTCGTCGACGCGAAGAACTGCATCATGGGCCGCGTCGCCTCGGAGGTCGCTCAGCGCGCCCTCGCAGGCGAGAAGGTCGCCGTCATCAACGCGGAAGACGCCGTCATCACCGGTTCCGAAGATGACGTCATGAGCGTCTACCGCAAGCGCGCCGACGTTGGTTCGGACCAGGGTCCGTACTACCCGAAGCGTCCCGACCGCATCTTCAAGCGCGCCATCCGCGGGATGGTTCCGTACAAGAAGCCCCGAGGACGCGAGGCGTTCTCGAACATCCGCGTCTACGTCGGCAACCCGTTCGACGAAGACGGCGAGATGCTCGACGAGACCTCGCTGGACCGACTTTCGAACATCAAGTTCATCTCGCTCGGAGAGGTCTCCGAGAAGCTGGGTGCTAACGTCACATGGTAA
- a CDS encoding 50S ribosomal protein L18e, with amino-acid sequence MSKTNPRLNSLIAELKAVSRESGANVWQDVADRLEKPRRTHAEVNLSRIERYAREDETVVVPGKVLGSGVLQKNVTVAAVDFSSTARTKIEQVGDVVTLEQIAEQNPEGSNVRVIR; translated from the coding sequence ATGAGTAAGACGAACCCGAGACTCAACAGTCTCATCGCCGAGCTGAAGGCGGTCTCGCGTGAGTCCGGTGCCAACGTCTGGCAGGATGTCGCGGACCGTCTCGAAAAGCCACGGCGCACCCACGCGGAAGTCAACCTGAGCCGTATCGAACGATACGCTCGAGAAGACGAAACCGTCGTCGTGCCCGGCAAGGTGCTGGGTAGCGGTGTGCTGCAGAAAAACGTCACAGTCGCTGCTGTGGACTTCTCGTCCACCGCTCGAACGAAGATCGAGCAGGTTGGCGACGTCGTGACGCTCGAACAGATTGCTGAACAGAACCCCGAAGGGTCCAACGTGCGGGTGATCCGATGA
- a CDS encoding DNA-directed RNA polymerase subunit D yields MANDFEVEFIEREDRRARFVARGLTPALANGIRRAMVADVPTFSIDTVRFVENTSVMFDEMIGLRLGLVPLTTPLDEFEPGDTVTVALEVDGPATAYSGDIESADDMVVPADENVPIIELKEGQRLEFEADAVLGYGKDHAKNQGGVAVGYRHLQRVEVVGDAGEFDEQEPNILRGVIEEAAAEHADDEDAEDGDLVVTSEFDNDLTKRYPGKEVEVYDVPEAFVFSVETDGSFTVDELVLRAVASLGDRAAELEEKVSL; encoded by the coding sequence ATGGCAAACGACTTCGAGGTCGAGTTCATCGAACGCGAAGACCGACGCGCCCGTTTCGTTGCGCGCGGTCTGACCCCGGCGTTAGCCAACGGCATTCGTCGAGCGATGGTCGCCGACGTGCCGACGTTCTCCATCGATACCGTTCGGTTCGTAGAGAACACGTCGGTCATGTTCGACGAGATGATCGGGCTTCGGCTCGGTCTGGTTCCGCTGACCACGCCCCTCGACGAGTTCGAGCCTGGTGACACCGTCACCGTCGCGCTCGAAGTCGACGGGCCGGCGACTGCGTACTCCGGGGACATCGAGTCCGCGGACGACATGGTCGTCCCCGCGGACGAGAACGTCCCAATTATCGAGCTGAAGGAAGGTCAGCGCCTCGAATTCGAGGCAGACGCCGTCCTCGGCTACGGGAAAGACCACGCCAAAAACCAAGGTGGGGTCGCTGTCGGCTACCGACACCTCCAACGCGTGGAGGTCGTCGGCGACGCCGGCGAGTTCGACGAACAAGAACCGAACATTCTCCGCGGCGTCATCGAAGAGGCCGCTGCCGAACACGCAGACGACGAGGACGCCGAAGACGGCGACCTCGTGGTCACGAGCGAGTTCGACAACGACCTGACGAAGCGGTATCCCGGTAAAGAGGTCGAAGTGTACGACGTGCCGGAAGCGTTCGTCTTCAGTGTGGAGACGGATGGTTCCTTCACGGTCGATGAGCTGGTGCTTCGCGCCGTCGCCTCGCTTGGTGACCGCGCAGCCGAGCTCGAAGAGAAGGTCTCACTGTAA
- a CDS encoding 30S ribosomal protein S11, translating into MSESETGDKWGIAHVHASFNNTLITVTDITGAETIVKSSGGSVVKQNRDEASPYAAMQMAESVADQIKAAGISGLHVRVRGPGGNRNKSPGPGAQATIRALARAGLEIGRIEDVTPIPHDGTRAPKNSRL; encoded by the coding sequence ATGAGCGAATCCGAAACTGGTGACAAGTGGGGAATCGCCCACGTACACGCATCGTTCAACAACACGCTCATCACGGTCACTGACATCACGGGCGCCGAGACGATTGTCAAGTCGTCCGGTGGTTCCGTCGTCAAGCAGAACCGTGACGAGGCATCCCCGTACGCGGCCATGCAGATGGCTGAGAGCGTCGCCGACCAGATCAAGGCGGCCGGCATCTCGGGCCTGCACGTCCGTGTCCGTGGCCCCGGTGGCAACCGTAACAAGAGCCCCGGACCCGGTGCACAGGCAACGATTCGCGCCCTCGCTCGCGCCGGTCTCGAGATCGGTCGCATCGAGGACGTGACGCCGATTCCGCACGACGGAACTCGCGCGCCCAAAAACAGCCGACTCTAA
- a CDS encoding 30S ribosomal protein S4 → MTTGKNTKFYETPNHPFQGERIAQEADLLSRYGLKNKEELWRAQSELRNIRREARRLLGEAQGDAEEAEALGAEFMARLRRYGILSAEDDISQTLRLDVTDILERRYQTIAYRNGIGQTPQQARQFIVHGHVTIDGARITVPSRKVEVDEEDTVSFDETSPLSDELHPERAEAQE, encoded by the coding sequence ATGACGACTGGTAAAAACACCAAGTTCTACGAGACTCCGAATCACCCGTTCCAGGGCGAGCGTATCGCCCAGGAAGCGGACCTCCTCTCTCGCTACGGTCTCAAGAACAAAGAGGAACTCTGGCGCGCGCAGTCTGAACTGCGCAACATCCGCCGTGAGGCACGTCGCCTCCTCGGTGAGGCCCAGGGTGACGCAGAAGAAGCAGAGGCGCTCGGTGCCGAGTTCATGGCACGCCTGCGCCGCTACGGGATCCTGTCTGCAGAAGACGACATCTCCCAGACCCTGCGTCTCGACGTGACGGACATTCTCGAGCGACGTTACCAGACGATCGCCTACCGCAACGGCATCGGACAGACGCCGCAGCAGGCACGTCAGTTCATCGTCCACGGACACGTGACGATCGACGGCGCTCGAATCACCGTCCCATCCCGCAAGGTGGAAGTCGACGAAGAGGACACCGTGAGCTTCGACGAGACGTCGCCGCTCTCGGATGAACTGCACCCTGAGCGCGCGGAGGCCCAAGAATGA
- a CDS encoding 30S ribosomal protein S13: protein MSAEEPQDGSPEEGEDLRYFIRIGQTDLDGTKTVERSLTDMKGIGKRTARIIADAAEVDRTALFGKLPEDEIDAVVDVVENFEDHSPEWMVNRQKDFFSGETAHITGSDLEEKRRHDINRMKMISSYKGVRHQRGQKVRGQRTKSTGRTEGTIGVNVEEIKEAQAEE, encoded by the coding sequence ATGAGTGCAGAAGAACCACAGGACGGCTCACCGGAGGAGGGAGAGGACCTCCGTTACTTCATCCGAATTGGTCAGACCGACCTTGACGGTACGAAGACGGTAGAGCGCAGTCTGACGGACATGAAGGGTATCGGCAAGCGCACAGCGCGCATCATCGCCGACGCCGCGGAAGTTGACCGAACGGCGCTGTTCGGTAAACTTCCCGAAGACGAGATCGACGCGGTCGTCGATGTCGTCGAGAACTTCGAGGACCACTCTCCCGAGTGGATGGTCAACCGACAGAAGGACTTCTTCTCCGGTGAGACCGCCCACATCACGGGTTCGGACCTCGAGGAAAAGCGTCGTCATGACATCAACCGCATGAAGATGATCAGCTCCTACAAAGGCGTTCGACACCAGCGCGGCCAGAAGGTTCGCGGCCAGCGGACGAAGTCCACTGGACGTACTGAAGGCACCATCGGTGTCAACGTCGAGGAGATCAAGGAGGCGCAAGCAGAAGAATGA
- a CDS encoding thioredoxin family protein — translation MSSTDSASTPKKPVRIETKDELDALVSEHDRVLLDIYTSGCTLCQSIEPVLGTVAKVTDVVVAMVNPKTDMSIADEYVIRSVPTLLLFDDGEVVGRLDDGFQGAQAIIDFIENPEQ, via the coding sequence ATGAGTTCGACAGACTCGGCTTCCACGCCGAAGAAACCCGTCCGAATCGAGACGAAAGACGAGTTAGACGCGCTCGTCTCGGAACACGACCGTGTCCTCCTCGACATCTACACGAGCGGGTGTACGCTCTGTCAGAGCATCGAACCGGTCCTCGGGACCGTCGCCAAAGTGACCGACGTGGTCGTCGCCATGGTGAATCCGAAGACGGACATGTCCATCGCCGACGAGTACGTCATCCGAAGCGTTCCGACGTTGCTCCTGTTCGACGACGGCGAGGTCGTCGGACGCCTCGACGACGGGTTCCAGGGCGCACAGGCTATCATCGACTTCATCGAGAATCCAGAACAGTAA